One Papaver somniferum cultivar HN1 chromosome 10, ASM357369v1, whole genome shotgun sequence genomic window carries:
- the LOC113319023 gene encoding probable rhamnogalacturonate lyase B isoform X1 — MMSSVKTSCTSTLGYLLLLILINNYAWNTSALSNLEDGVKLYVQDSQVVMDNGLVQVNISNPLGFVTGVQYNGTDNLLEIDNEDHNRGYWDLHWSQRGTRGSQLLMHGTSFKVIVQNETQVEISFSRTWNSSASSSPSHQSDSNNSTDWDPLNFDIRYVMLKGSSGFYTYGIYEHLNGFPDFNLNGTRVVFKLRKDKFQYLAISKTRQRRMPLPEDRVPPRGKVLQYKEATLLVDPVEPELKGQVDDKYMYALNSEDIEVHGWVSSVASDPSVGFWHITPSDEYRGGGPLKQELTSHVGPTSLTVFLSSHYMGQDKIPMFGNGEPWKKVHGPVFIYLNSAPPGTNESALWDDANEQLQQEAQKWPYNFLASTDYPKSDQRGTVNGRILVRDRFVSKKDIPAVDAYVGLALPGEVGSWQTECKGYQFWTRAGLDGSFTIKNVHSGDYNLYAWVPGFIGDYKYGNLITVKAGMYIYNNFYSFNYFSFALVYPFVIKTGDSIELDDDLVYEPPRNGTTLWEIGIPDRTAAEFFVPDVDPKYANPLYLSQDRFRQYGLWEQYSVLYPSTDLVYTVNSSTYQKDWFYAQVTRKLGEKVYNSTTWQIKFDLDSVDQGTIYKLRVALASTHGAKLQIRLNNLNTEIPHFTTGGMRKDNAIARHGIHGLYLLFNVDVKSDWLKDGENTIFLSQVKGEGPFQGIMYDYIRFEAPAKDERTEGRTNAEARLYFCTTKCLINVFISCLLIFLM; from the exons ATGATGTCATCTGTGAAAACTTCTTGTACATCCACGTTAGGCTACTTGTTATTGTTAATTCTAATCAACAATTACGCATGGAACACATCAGCTTTGAGCAATCTTGAAGACGGTGTAAAATTGTATGTACAAGACAGCCAG GTGGTGATGGATAATGGGTTAGTTCAAGTAAATATATCCAATCCTTTAGGATTCGTCACTGGAGTTCAGTATAACGGTACCGACAACTTGTTAGAAATCGACAATGAAGACCATAATAGAGG GTACTGGGATCTGCACTGGAGCCAAAGGGGAACCAGAGGATCACAACTTTT GATGCATGGAACTAGTTTTAAGGTTATAGTTCAAAATGAAACTCAAGTTGAAATTTCGTTCTCAAGAACATGGAATTcctcggcttcatcatctccgtcACATCAGTCAGACTCAAACAACAGCACAGATTGGGATCCCCTCAACTTTGACATAAG ATATGTAATGTTAAAAGGTTCGTCAGGATTCTATACGTATGGCATCTATGAGCACCTAAATGGATTCCCAGATTTCAACCTCAATGGAACTAGGGTCGTCTTCAAGCTTCGTAAAGACAA GTTTCAATATCTAGCTATAAGTAAGACACGGCAAAGACGAATGCCACTGCCAGAGGATCGTGTACCACCAAGAGGAAAAGTACTTCAATACAAAGAAGCAACTCTTCTTGTTGACCCTGTTGAACCAGAACTAAAAGGCCAA GTGGATGACAAGTACATGTATGCACTAAATAGTGAAGACATAGAGGTTCACGGGTGGGTTAGCTCTGTGGCCTCTGACCCTTCAGTAGGTTTTTGGCATATCACACCAAGCGATGAATATCGAGGTGGTGGTCCTCTAAAGCAGGAACTCACCTCACATGTTGGTCCTACATCTCTCACT GTGTTCCTTAGTTCCCACTATATGGGCCAGGATAAGATACCCATGTTTGGAAATGGAGAACCTTGGAAAAAAGTGCATGGTCCGGTGTTCATATATCTTAATTCAGCTCCACCCGGTACAAATGAAAGCGCATTGTGGGACGATGCCAATGAACAG ctgCAACAAGAAGCCCAGAAATGGCCGTATAATTTCCTAGCTTCCACCGACTATCCAAAATCTGATCAAAGAGGCACAGTCAATGGAAGAATACTCGTCCGTGATAG GTTTGTAAGCAAGAAAGATATACCTGCAGTAGATGCTTACGTTGGGTTAGCTTTACCCGGAGAAGTTGGGTCCTGGCAGACGGAGTGCAAG GGGTACCAATTTTGGACTAGAGCTGGTCTTGATGGTTCATTCACAATTAAGAATGTACATTCTGGAGATTACAATCTATATGCATGGGTTCCTGGGTTCATAGGAGATTACAAGTATGGAAATCTCATTACGGTTAAAGCAGGTATGTATATATATAACAATTTCTATTCTTTTAATTACTTCAGTTTTGCGCTGGTTTATCCATTCGTTATTAAAACAGGAGATTCCATTGAATTGGATGATGATCTTGTTTATGAGCCTCCAAGAAATGGTACTACATTGTGGGAGATAGGTATTCCTGACAGAACCGCAGCAGAGTTTTTCGTCCCAGATGTTGACCCTAAATACGCTAATCCACTATACTTATCGCAAGACAG ATTTAGACAATATGGATTGTGGGAGCAGTATAGTGTTTTATATCCAAGCACAGACCTTGTTTACACAGTAAACAGCAGCACTTACCAGAAAGATTGGTTCTACGCGCAGGTTACCCG GAAGTTGGGAGAAAAAGTGTACAACTCAACAACATGGCAGATTAAGTTCGACCTAGATAGTGTTGATCAGGGTACGATTTATAAGTTGCGAGTGGCACTCGCATCCACACATGGAGCAAAGTTGCAG ATTCGACTCAACAATTTGAatacagagatccctcatttcACAACTGGAGGAATGCGCAAGGATAATGCCATTGCGAGACATGGAATTCATGGCCTGTATCTGTTGTTCAATGTTGATGTAAAGAGTGATTGGCTCAAAGATGGCGAAAATACCATTTTTCTTTCACAGGTTAAAGGTGAAGGCCCGTTTCAAGGTATAATGTATGACTATATACGTTTCGAAGCACCAGCAAAGGACGAAAGAACAGAGGGAAGAACAAATGCGGAAGCTAGGCTATATTTCTGCACAACAAAATGCCTGATTAATGTTTTCATCTCCTGTCTTTTAATATTCCTTATGTAA
- the LOC113319023 gene encoding probable rhamnogalacturonate lyase B isoform X2 codes for MMSSVKTSCTSTLGYLLLLILINNYAWNTSALSNLEDGVKLYVQDSQVVMDNGLVQVNISNPLGFVTGVQYNGTDNLLEIDNEDHNRGYWDLHWSQRGTRGSQLLMHGTSFKVIVQNETQVEISFSRTWNSSASSSPSHQSDSNNSTDWDPLNFDIRYVMLKGSSGFYTYGIYEHLNGFPDFNLNGTRVVFKLRKDKFQYLAISKTRQRRMPLPEDRVPPRGKVLQYKEATLLVDPVEPELKGQVDDKYMYALNSEDIEVHGWVSSVASDPSVGFWHITPSDEYRGGGPLKQELTSHVGPTSLTVFLSSHYMGQDKIPMFGNGEPWKKVHGPVFIYLNSAPPGTNESALWDDANEQLQQEAQKWPYNFLASTDYPKSDQRGTVNGRILVRDRFVSKKDIPAVDAYVGLALPGEVGSWQTECKGYQFWTRAGLDGSFTIKNVHSGDYNLYAWVPGFIGDYKYGNLITVKAGDSIELDDDLVYEPPRNGTTLWEIGIPDRTAAEFFVPDVDPKYANPLYLSQDRFRQYGLWEQYSVLYPSTDLVYTVNSSTYQKDWFYAQVTRKLGEKVYNSTTWQIKFDLDSVDQGTIYKLRVALASTHGAKLQIRLNNLNTEIPHFTTGGMRKDNAIARHGIHGLYLLFNVDVKSDWLKDGENTIFLSQVKGEGPFQGIMYDYIRFEAPAKDERTEGRTNAEARLYFCTTKCLINVFISCLLIFLM; via the exons ATGATGTCATCTGTGAAAACTTCTTGTACATCCACGTTAGGCTACTTGTTATTGTTAATTCTAATCAACAATTACGCATGGAACACATCAGCTTTGAGCAATCTTGAAGACGGTGTAAAATTGTATGTACAAGACAGCCAG GTGGTGATGGATAATGGGTTAGTTCAAGTAAATATATCCAATCCTTTAGGATTCGTCACTGGAGTTCAGTATAACGGTACCGACAACTTGTTAGAAATCGACAATGAAGACCATAATAGAGG GTACTGGGATCTGCACTGGAGCCAAAGGGGAACCAGAGGATCACAACTTTT GATGCATGGAACTAGTTTTAAGGTTATAGTTCAAAATGAAACTCAAGTTGAAATTTCGTTCTCAAGAACATGGAATTcctcggcttcatcatctccgtcACATCAGTCAGACTCAAACAACAGCACAGATTGGGATCCCCTCAACTTTGACATAAG ATATGTAATGTTAAAAGGTTCGTCAGGATTCTATACGTATGGCATCTATGAGCACCTAAATGGATTCCCAGATTTCAACCTCAATGGAACTAGGGTCGTCTTCAAGCTTCGTAAAGACAA GTTTCAATATCTAGCTATAAGTAAGACACGGCAAAGACGAATGCCACTGCCAGAGGATCGTGTACCACCAAGAGGAAAAGTACTTCAATACAAAGAAGCAACTCTTCTTGTTGACCCTGTTGAACCAGAACTAAAAGGCCAA GTGGATGACAAGTACATGTATGCACTAAATAGTGAAGACATAGAGGTTCACGGGTGGGTTAGCTCTGTGGCCTCTGACCCTTCAGTAGGTTTTTGGCATATCACACCAAGCGATGAATATCGAGGTGGTGGTCCTCTAAAGCAGGAACTCACCTCACATGTTGGTCCTACATCTCTCACT GTGTTCCTTAGTTCCCACTATATGGGCCAGGATAAGATACCCATGTTTGGAAATGGAGAACCTTGGAAAAAAGTGCATGGTCCGGTGTTCATATATCTTAATTCAGCTCCACCCGGTACAAATGAAAGCGCATTGTGGGACGATGCCAATGAACAG ctgCAACAAGAAGCCCAGAAATGGCCGTATAATTTCCTAGCTTCCACCGACTATCCAAAATCTGATCAAAGAGGCACAGTCAATGGAAGAATACTCGTCCGTGATAG GTTTGTAAGCAAGAAAGATATACCTGCAGTAGATGCTTACGTTGGGTTAGCTTTACCCGGAGAAGTTGGGTCCTGGCAGACGGAGTGCAAG GGGTACCAATTTTGGACTAGAGCTGGTCTTGATGGTTCATTCACAATTAAGAATGTACATTCTGGAGATTACAATCTATATGCATGGGTTCCTGGGTTCATAGGAGATTACAAGTATGGAAATCTCATTACGGTTAAAGCAG GAGATTCCATTGAATTGGATGATGATCTTGTTTATGAGCCTCCAAGAAATGGTACTACATTGTGGGAGATAGGTATTCCTGACAGAACCGCAGCAGAGTTTTTCGTCCCAGATGTTGACCCTAAATACGCTAATCCACTATACTTATCGCAAGACAG ATTTAGACAATATGGATTGTGGGAGCAGTATAGTGTTTTATATCCAAGCACAGACCTTGTTTACACAGTAAACAGCAGCACTTACCAGAAAGATTGGTTCTACGCGCAGGTTACCCG GAAGTTGGGAGAAAAAGTGTACAACTCAACAACATGGCAGATTAAGTTCGACCTAGATAGTGTTGATCAGGGTACGATTTATAAGTTGCGAGTGGCACTCGCATCCACACATGGAGCAAAGTTGCAG ATTCGACTCAACAATTTGAatacagagatccctcatttcACAACTGGAGGAATGCGCAAGGATAATGCCATTGCGAGACATGGAATTCATGGCCTGTATCTGTTGTTCAATGTTGATGTAAAGAGTGATTGGCTCAAAGATGGCGAAAATACCATTTTTCTTTCACAGGTTAAAGGTGAAGGCCCGTTTCAAGGTATAATGTATGACTATATACGTTTCGAAGCACCAGCAAAGGACGAAAGAACAGAGGGAAGAACAAATGCGGAAGCTAGGCTATATTTCTGCACAACAAAATGCCTGATTAATGTTTTCATCTCCTGTCTTTTAATATTCCTTATGTAA